The sequence CCGCCGCGGAGGCCACTCCCTGAACGCTGCGCAGCATGCGGACGGACTCGCGTGCGATGTCCGGCGTGAGCGGGACGCCCGCCGCGAGCACCGAGCGGAGCTCATCGACCGCGGTCGCCGCCGAGGCGACCTGCGCGTCGTCGCCACTCAGGGTGATCCTGTTCCCCCGGACATGGATGTCCACGTCGGGGTAGGCGCTCTCGACCTCGCGGATCACCGCGTCCCCGCTGCCGAGCAGCTCGGGCATCGTGGCGGCGTCCTCGACGAGGATCTCGCGGGTCGCGCTCACGCAGGCTCCCATCCGAGGGTCGCGCCGCCGAGCACGTGGCCGTGCGCGTGGAAGACGCTCTGGCCGGCCTCCGGCCCCGTGTTGAAGATCCATCGGTACTGGCCGCCGCACTCGGTGTCGGCGATGCCCTGCGCCATCGTGGCCATCTCCGCGAGGAGGCCCGGGTCCGCCTGCGCGACCTCGGCGACGTTCTCGAGGTGGCTGCGGGGCACGACGAGCACGTGCACGGGGGCCTTCGGCGCGACGTCGCGGAACGCGACGCAGGTGTCGTTCTCGGCGAGGATGTCCGCGGGGATCTCGCCCGCGACGATGCGGCAGAAAAGGCAATCGGTCATGACACCAGCGTAGGACGTGCGGCCGACATTCGCGTGCGCCCTCACCAGGTGCGACGCAGCGCCGCAAGCGCCGTGATACCGGCCGGCCCCGCGGTCGAGGCGCGGAGCACGTGCGGGCCGAGCAGCACGGCCTCGGCGCCCGCGTCGACGAGGGCCGCGACCTCGTCGTCCGAGACGCCCCCCTCGGGCCCGACGATGAAGGTCACCGGCTGGGAAGCATCGTCCCAGGACAATGAGGTGAGCGGCTGAGCCGCGACCTCGTGGAGCACGAGGACGCGCTCGCCGGCCGCCACGGCCTCCCTCACGCGCGCGACGAGCCCCCGGGTCGTGACGACCGGGTCCACCGTCGGCAGCACCGCGCGGCGGCTCTGCTTCATGGCCGCGAGCGCGAGCGCGTCCCACTTCGCTCGCGCCTTCTCGGCCTTGGGCCCGCGCCACTGCACGATCGACCGGTCGGCCTGCCAGGGCACGACCGTCGTGATACCGAGCTCGACCGCGGATTCGACGGCCTGCTCGTCGCGGCCGCCCTTCGCGAGCGCCTGGACGAGCGTCACCGCGGGGTCGCGATCCTCGAGGACCTCCTCGACCCGGATGGTGACCCGCCCCTCGGCGACCTCGACGATCGGGCCGCGAGCGCGTCGTCCATGTCCGTCGACAAGGTCCAGCACCTCGCCGGCCGCGCGCCGCTGGACGGTGCCCGCGTGCCGTGCCTCCGCGCCGTCGAGCGCGAGCGGCTCGCCGACCGTCGCCTTGGACGCGGCGGGGCACAGGAAGACGGGAGCGGTCACAGCCCGAATCTACAGTCCGAGCGCCTTCTGCTTCGCTGCGGAGAACTCCTCGTCAGTGAGCACGCCCGCCGCGTGGAG comes from Demequina sp. NBRC 110054 and encodes:
- a CDS encoding histidine triad nucleotide-binding protein, whose amino-acid sequence is MTDCLFCRIVAGEIPADILAENDTCVAFRDVAPKAPVHVLVVPRSHLENVAEVAQADPGLLAEMATMAQGIADTECGGQYRWIFNTGPEAGQSVFHAHGHVLGGATLGWEPA
- a CDS encoding 16S rRNA (uracil(1498)-N(3))-methyltransferase gives rise to the protein MTAPVFLCPAASKATVGEPLALDGAEARHAGTVQRRAAGEVLDLVDGHGRRARGPIVEVAEGRVTIRVEEVLEDRDPAVTLVQALAKGGRDEQAVESAVELGITTVVPWQADRSIVQWRGPKAEKARAKWDALALAAMKQSRRAVLPTVDPVVTTRGLVARVREAVAAGERVLVLHEVAAQPLTSLSWDDASQPVTFIVGPEGGVSDDEVAALVDAGAEAVLLGPHVLRASTAGPAGITALAALRRTW